The following coding sequences are from one Paenibacillus sp. JDR-2 window:
- a CDS encoding carbohydrate ABC transporter permease: MFKKMGRKVSEKIEFGLFTLPVLICIAIAFYIPFAMTIRYSLTKWNGISKHPKFIGLDNFKQIFLHDTNFTQSAWFTIKYAVLYIVLVNVLAILLALVLDMKLKSTTWLRAAFFIPYILSLVIVGFIWKFIFMQGFESLGASTGWGIFKLSWLGEPGLAFISILLVSIWQSVGFYLVIYIAGLQSVPDDLKEAATVDGAGPIRRFFNITLPLLAPSITISVFMALTNSIKVFDVILSLTGGGPGGTTYSIAYDIYRDTFQNNLYGYGTAKALILFVAVLIVTIIQLTIFKRREVEA, translated from the coding sequence ATGTTTAAGAAAATGGGGAGAAAAGTAAGCGAGAAGATCGAGTTCGGACTATTCACGCTGCCGGTTCTCATCTGTATCGCAATCGCCTTCTATATTCCGTTCGCGATGACGATCCGCTATTCCCTGACCAAATGGAACGGGATCTCCAAGCATCCTAAATTTATCGGACTTGATAACTTCAAGCAAATTTTCCTGCATGACACGAACTTTACCCAATCGGCATGGTTCACGATTAAATACGCGGTTCTGTATATCGTACTGGTGAACGTGCTTGCTATCTTGCTCGCGCTGGTACTCGACATGAAGCTTAAATCGACAACTTGGCTGCGTGCGGCGTTCTTCATCCCGTACATCCTGAGCCTTGTTATCGTCGGCTTCATCTGGAAATTCATCTTCATGCAAGGTTTCGAATCGCTTGGCGCAAGTACAGGCTGGGGCATCTTCAAGCTCAGCTGGCTGGGTGAACCGGGGCTTGCGTTTATCTCTATCCTGCTCGTATCCATCTGGCAGTCGGTCGGCTTCTACCTCGTTATTTACATCGCGGGTCTGCAATCCGTTCCGGATGATCTGAAGGAAGCAGCTACCGTAGACGGAGCCGGCCCAATCCGCCGCTTCTTCAACATCACGCTGCCGCTTCTTGCGCCTTCCATTACGATCTCGGTCTTTATGGCGCTGACGAACTCGATCAAAGTATTCGACGTTATCCTGTCGCTGACCGGCGGCGGTCCCGGCGGCACGACCTACAGTATCGCTTACGACATTTATCGCGATACCTTCCAGAACAACCTGTACGGCTATGGTACAGCCAAAGCGCTGATCCTGTTCGTTGCCGTCCTTATCGTAACCATCATTCAATTGACGATCT
- a CDS encoding sensor histidine kinase, with the protein MAIANRIAKSWNALTERVSSRLVNKLILLFTTIIILVVGSLTFISYKMLQREALNNSIASTSNNLLLVNKNLEDYLAGMEQLSLPQINYDELAFAITHASTDYASKMYVEDYLRNMYFSRSNEDLEAIYLYFVRSGTYYTIAKENFDIKIRSGQADSIPTMSWYKQAMDSGTNQAYQSFLLSNEERGYDMDPSRSFMAYHRVLRSISTRAPQAVVSFYYNKSTINKIMKDIPEDTGQHLFFLSPDNVPFALDNRTSYESMVGSGLLKQIIKTDGTGANGLTWKSPEDNKYLVVYNVGAQEGWKLVKPIPYKELYAAAKTTRNLNFMIGLLFLLLAVVLITYFSNAVTKPLKLLSQQMKRFSTGDFEASTEVVGRDELAYLSRQFNQMVSQTNELITERYKMKLVEKNAILKALEAEINPHFLYNALQAISTKALKAERFDIADMVDALALTLRYCISGKDIVRASEELLHIERYMSLQKARFGGRLQLVIDWDQDLKELELPKLSLQTLVENAIKHGVEMVSSPVAIRISARAAGGHAFIIVNDNGPGFAPGRLKDVLESFEADWNERAEEEGSVGLVNLNTRLKLLYGTSSQLVIRTSPSGTEMEMLIPRGGGQHV; encoded by the coding sequence ATGGCAATCGCAAATCGTATCGCAAAAAGCTGGAACGCCTTGACCGAGCGTGTGTCCAGCAGATTAGTGAACAAGCTTATTTTGCTTTTTACGACGATCATTATTCTGGTTGTAGGGTCTCTGACCTTCATCTCGTACAAGATGCTGCAGCGGGAAGCGCTAAATAACAGCATCGCCAGCACCTCGAACAATTTACTCCTCGTCAACAAGAATCTGGAGGATTACCTCGCGGGGATGGAGCAGCTGTCGCTGCCGCAAATTAACTATGACGAGCTGGCTTTTGCCATTACGCATGCGTCCACGGATTATGCATCCAAGATGTACGTGGAGGATTACCTCCGCAACATGTACTTCTCCCGTAGCAATGAGGATTTGGAAGCTATTTATTTGTATTTCGTCCGGAGCGGCACGTACTACACGATTGCCAAGGAGAACTTCGATATCAAGATCCGGTCGGGCCAGGCGGATAGCATTCCGACGATGTCCTGGTACAAGCAGGCGATGGACAGCGGGACGAATCAGGCATATCAATCCTTCCTTCTGTCGAATGAAGAACGAGGCTACGATATGGACCCGAGCCGCAGCTTTATGGCCTATCACCGGGTGCTTCGCTCGATCTCGACCCGGGCGCCGCAAGCGGTGGTTTCCTTCTATTACAACAAGAGCACAATCAACAAAATCATGAAGGACATTCCCGAGGACACGGGACAGCATCTGTTCTTCTTAAGCCCGGATAATGTGCCGTTCGCGCTCGATAACAGGACGTCTTACGAGTCGATGGTGGGCAGCGGCCTGCTGAAGCAGATCATCAAGACGGATGGAACGGGCGCGAACGGTCTTACTTGGAAGTCGCCGGAGGATAACAAATATCTGGTGGTCTATAACGTAGGCGCGCAGGAAGGCTGGAAATTAGTGAAGCCAATTCCTTATAAGGAGCTTTACGCGGCCGCGAAAACGACCCGTAACCTGAACTTTATGATTGGCCTGTTGTTCCTGCTTCTCGCGGTTGTGCTGATTACCTATTTCTCCAATGCGGTCACTAAGCCGCTCAAGCTGCTCTCACAGCAGATGAAGCGCTTTAGTACCGGGGATTTCGAGGCATCTACCGAGGTAGTCGGCCGGGATGAGCTGGCTTATCTATCCCGCCAATTCAATCAGATGGTCAGCCAGACGAATGAGCTGATTACCGAGCGGTACAAGATGAAGCTGGTGGAGAAAAACGCGATCTTGAAGGCGCTGGAAGCGGAGATTAACCCGCATTTCCTCTATAACGCGCTGCAGGCGATCTCGACCAAGGCGCTTAAGGCGGAACGCTTCGATATCGCCGATATGGTGGATGCGCTGGCGCTTACGCTCAGGTATTGCATCAGCGGCAAGGATATTGTCCGCGCAAGCGAAGAGCTGCTGCATATCGAGCGGTACATGTCGCTGCAGAAGGCGCGGTTCGGAGGCAGGCTGCAGCTGGTCATCGATTGGGATCAGGATCTGAAGGAGCTGGAGCTTCCGAAGCTGTCGCTTCAAACCTTGGTGGAAAATGCGATCAAGCATGGTGTCGAGATGGTCTCAAGCCCAGTCGCCATCCGGATCAGCGCAAGGGCTGCTGGCGGACATGCCTTTATTATTGTTAACGACAACGGACCGGGCTTTGCCCCGGGCAGGCTGAAAGACGTACTCGAATCGTTCGAAGCCGACTGGAATGAACGGGCGGAAGAAGAGGGAAGCGTGGGACTGGTTAACCTGAATACCCGGCTGAAGCTGTTATACGGAACAAGCTCGCAGCTGGTGATCCGTACAAGTCCGTCCGGCACGGAAATGGAAATGCTAATACCGCGAGGAGGCGGGCAACATGTATAA
- a CDS encoding response regulator gives MYKVLIIDDEEPLREAIRILGDWKGLGVAEVLEATDGKMGLEMIANHSVDLVMVDMKMPGMSGAELLQVLERDYPDMPAIVISGYNDFEYTRQAIRSKVVDYLLKPINRPDLNAALRKAVDLLEARRVRESEFINRNITLNMSLPKLKEKMYLSIIDRSFRSQTNEAFLPLIGADDPDNRFAAVVLRMLNMEKVRKARFHSDVDLLHFAVGNMLNEIAGEYFQAFSFASPKMDRELIVILTMKGAYQEDIAYRSLHQMNKALAALQDLLGIVAAAGIGTPCESIMEIASSYETAKAAINGIDLLKLKGYFVANAVAKSANEGYPVTGRMQMFRAALESGNTAGAKSILSEELRKWGGADLFTLGDADQSLGRFIILMNDISLELGVPREKLPLMEEHPVRFMGLSDDYASYEQFSKLLEDALHFYLEQLRLTQSANRPFEIGDIKAYIDNRYYEDIKISMFADKYFLSREYIMKLFKQQFGCGIHEYVQRIRMDKAKELLDDPSLKIQDISEMLGYKDKNYFSKAFRNYFSISPTEYRTARKEG, from the coding sequence ATGTATAAAGTTCTTATTATCGACGACGAAGAACCGCTTCGGGAGGCCATTCGGATTCTGGGCGACTGGAAGGGGCTTGGCGTAGCCGAGGTGCTGGAAGCCACGGACGGCAAGATGGGCCTTGAGATGATCGCCAATCATTCGGTTGATCTGGTGATGGTGGATATGAAGATGCCGGGGATGAGCGGCGCGGAGCTGCTGCAGGTGCTGGAACGCGACTACCCGGATATGCCTGCCATCGTGATTAGCGGCTATAACGATTTTGAATATACCCGGCAAGCCATTCGCTCCAAGGTCGTTGACTATCTGCTCAAGCCGATTAACCGGCCTGACCTGAATGCCGCGCTGCGCAAGGCGGTTGATCTGCTGGAAGCGCGCCGCGTGCGGGAGAGCGAGTTCATTAACCGCAATATTACCCTCAATATGTCCCTGCCGAAGCTGAAGGAGAAAATGTACCTGTCTATCATCGACCGAAGCTTCCGCAGCCAGACGAACGAGGCTTTCCTTCCGCTGATCGGAGCGGATGATCCGGACAACCGGTTTGCCGCCGTTGTGCTGAGAATGCTGAATATGGAGAAGGTGCGCAAAGCCCGGTTCCATTCGGACGTGGACCTGCTTCATTTTGCCGTGGGGAATATGCTGAACGAGATTGCGGGCGAGTACTTTCAGGCATTCAGCTTCGCCAGCCCGAAGATGGACCGCGAGCTTATCGTCATCTTGACGATGAAGGGCGCTTACCAGGAGGATATCGCGTACCGGTCGCTGCATCAGATGAACAAAGCGCTGGCGGCGCTTCAAGATTTGCTTGGCATTGTGGCTGCAGCCGGGATCGGCACGCCATGCGAGAGCATTATGGAGATTGCCTCCTCCTACGAGACAGCCAAAGCGGCGATTAACGGAATTGATTTACTGAAGCTCAAAGGCTATTTCGTTGCCAACGCCGTGGCCAAATCCGCGAACGAAGGCTATCCCGTTACGGGACGGATGCAGATGTTCCGGGCAGCGCTGGAGTCGGGCAACACGGCAGGCGCGAAGTCGATCCTCTCCGAGGAGCTCCGGAAATGGGGCGGCGCGGATTTGTTTACGCTTGGAGATGCGGACCAGTCGCTTGGCCGGTTTATTATTCTGATGAACGATATTTCGCTGGAGCTTGGCGTGCCTAGAGAAAAGCTGCCTTTAATGGAAGAGCATCCGGTCCGCTTCATGGGCTTGTCCGATGACTATGCGAGCTATGAGCAGTTCAGCAAGCTGCTGGAGGACGCGCTGCACTTCTATCTGGAGCAGCTCCGCTTGACGCAGTCCGCGAATCGTCCCTTCGAGATCGGAGATATCAAAGCCTACATCGACAACCGGTACTATGAGGACATTAAAATTTCGATGTTCGCTGATAAATATTTTCTAAGCAGGGAATACATAATGAAGCTGTTCAAGCAGCAGTTCGGATGCGGGATCCATGAGTACGTGCAGCGTATTCGAATGGACAAGGCGAAGGAGCTCCTTGATGATCCAAGCCTGAAGATCCAGGATATTTCCGAGATGCTTGGCTACAAGGACAAGAACTATTTCAGCAAAGCATTCCGGAATTATTTCTCCATTTCACCGACGGAGTATCGAACCGCTCGCAAGGAAGGATAA
- a CDS encoding extracellular solute-binding protein, with the protein MFKRMASVSLSLALVGGMLAACGGNNGNDTANNGGTANNGAASDKPVTINMFTASPEYTDAFNAYIAEYKKVKPNVTINLEIMQADYNTVLKSKIASGSTPDVFQTTAGGDIDTFAEYSADLTNEPLAAAMTDGVRTNMTSSDGKVLGLPVKGNLMTLIYNKKLLTDAGIAEPPKTIAELNDDIAKLEAKKITPFANAYKEWWVWKHIFQHYVNAAAEDAGIAPKELVQQFIDGKTTFNDHPVLKDNFFNFIDLTVKHGTDKPLERDSNAEVSDFAQGKAAFMTGKGAWDEEAIKKISPDIQIGIAGYPVSDKPEQTQIVTGADQALRINKDSKVAREAIDFFNWLYTSDYGKQWFSNVAKVIPPIKDAPLPDLDMPKQMEEILKTQKSGDLSVNYSLDTFHQKFGEIMQAYIGGSKSKDQAIKEIQTAWQQFGSAE; encoded by the coding sequence ATGTTCAAAAGAATGGCTTCGGTGTCGCTCAGCCTTGCGCTGGTCGGCGGTATGCTCGCTGCTTGCGGCGGCAACAATGGCAACGATACAGCTAATAACGGTGGCACAGCCAATAATGGCGCAGCTTCCGACAAACCGGTAACGATTAACATGTTCACAGCTTCTCCGGAGTACACGGATGCGTTCAACGCGTACATCGCCGAGTACAAAAAAGTGAAGCCAAACGTAACCATCAACCTTGAAATCATGCAAGCCGATTACAATACAGTTTTGAAATCCAAGATCGCTTCGGGCAGCACGCCTGACGTATTCCAGACTACGGCTGGCGGCGACATCGATACGTTCGCTGAGTACAGCGCGGATCTGACTAACGAGCCTCTTGCGGCTGCAATGACAGACGGCGTTAGGACGAACATGACTTCTTCGGACGGCAAAGTATTGGGTCTGCCGGTTAAAGGCAACCTGATGACCCTGATCTACAACAAGAAGCTTCTGACGGATGCAGGCATCGCTGAGCCTCCTAAGACGATCGCGGAACTGAACGACGACATCGCGAAGCTTGAAGCTAAAAAGATTACGCCATTCGCCAACGCTTATAAAGAGTGGTGGGTATGGAAGCACATCTTCCAACACTATGTAAACGCAGCTGCTGAAGATGCGGGTATCGCACCGAAAGAATTGGTACAACAATTCATCGACGGCAAAACAACCTTCAACGATCATCCGGTTCTGAAGGACAACTTCTTCAACTTCATCGATCTGACTGTTAAGCATGGCACGGACAAGCCGCTTGAGCGCGACAGCAACGCGGAAGTAAGCGACTTTGCACAAGGCAAAGCAGCGTTCATGACGGGTAAAGGCGCATGGGATGAGGAAGCCATCAAGAAAATCAGCCCGGACATCCAAATCGGCATCGCCGGCTACCCTGTAAGCGACAAGCCTGAACAAACGCAAATCGTTACGGGCGCAGACCAAGCGCTTCGCATCAACAAAGATTCCAAAGTAGCCCGCGAAGCAATCGACTTCTTCAACTGGCTGTACACTTCGGATTACGGCAAACAATGGTTCTCTAACGTAGCGAAGGTTATTCCTCCAATCAAGGACGCTCCGCTTCCTGACCTGGATATGCCTAAGCAAATGGAAGAGATCTTGAAAACGCAAAAATCCGGCGACCTGTCGGTTAACTACTCGCTCGATACGTTCCATCAGAAATTCGGCGAAATCATGCAGGCTTACATCGGCGGCAGCAAGTCCAAAGATCAAGCAATCAAAGAAATCCAAACTGCATGGCAGCAATTCGGGTCGGCCGAATAA
- a CDS encoding glycoside hydrolase family 36 protein translates to MEKLATAAGITKIEENGLHLVYEVRENGDVLLLHFGTQPWVEESITAKQKDGFRLMELQLTGEDRAEYHGRTHRASQPGLRMVYDGLTDSRNEFGRKLVLGLKDPVTGVSALWNVQFYDGVAVARCWTELVNEGEEEVGVEYVSSFALTGFDKDGEGDRDDKVTLTLAHNAWQSELQWRTYTLPELGMSHLIDRGSKRLAFSNTGSWSAAELIPMAIMSNTASGESLFWQIEHNGSWHWELTDQVDRLTLLISGPTEHDNHWWLKLAPGETFVSVPVAIGAVEGGVEEAAEQLTVYRRRIRRENDDNKLLRVIFNDYMNCLWGSPTTAKLLPLIDAAADVGCEYFCIDAGWYAPGEWWDGVGQWLPSEERFPEGIKYVLDYIRGKGMIPGLWLELEVMGINSPKLADTDDSWFFMRHGKRVKDRSRYQLDYRNPAVIAHADEVIRRLVEDYGVGYIKMDYNINAGVGTETDADSVGDGLLQHNRAYLAWLDGVFARYPELVIENCSSGGMRMDYSMLSRYSIQSTSDQEDYVKYASIAAGAPAVLTPEQAAVWSYPLREGDDEEVIFNMVNALLLRVHQSGHLAELSPRRRELVKEALDYYKTIRGDIREALPVWPLGLPAHGDDWLSLGLRRGNKLYLAVWRIGGEASELALPLPEHSGKQLAARCAYPAAAGDTGCSWDAAAGELRVTLSSPRTARLFELTLG, encoded by the coding sequence ATGGAGAAATTGGCTACGGCGGCGGGGATAACGAAGATCGAAGAGAATGGCCTGCATTTGGTGTATGAGGTGCGGGAGAATGGCGATGTGCTGCTGCTTCACTTTGGCACGCAACCATGGGTGGAAGAGTCAATTACGGCTAAGCAAAAAGACGGCTTCCGCCTGATGGAGCTCCAACTAACCGGCGAGGACCGTGCGGAATATCATGGCCGTACACACCGGGCTTCGCAGCCGGGGCTGCGGATGGTGTATGACGGATTGACCGATAGCCGTAATGAGTTCGGACGGAAGCTGGTGCTAGGGCTCAAGGATCCGGTTACGGGCGTATCCGCTCTGTGGAACGTTCAGTTCTATGACGGCGTAGCGGTTGCGCGCTGCTGGACGGAGCTGGTGAACGAAGGCGAGGAGGAGGTTGGTGTCGAGTACGTATCTTCCTTCGCGCTGACCGGTTTTGATAAAGACGGCGAAGGCGACCGCGATGACAAGGTAACGCTTACCCTTGCGCATAACGCCTGGCAAAGCGAGCTGCAATGGCGGACGTATACGCTGCCGGAGCTGGGCATGTCGCATCTGATCGACCGCGGCTCGAAGCGTCTGGCGTTCAGCAACACCGGCTCTTGGTCGGCGGCCGAGCTTATTCCGATGGCGATTATGTCGAACACGGCTTCGGGTGAAAGCCTGTTCTGGCAGATCGAGCATAACGGCTCTTGGCATTGGGAGCTGACCGACCAGGTGGACCGCCTGACGCTGCTGATCAGCGGACCAACCGAGCATGACAATCATTGGTGGCTGAAGCTGGCTCCGGGCGAGACATTCGTATCGGTGCCGGTCGCGATTGGCGCGGTAGAGGGCGGAGTCGAGGAAGCGGCTGAGCAATTGACCGTGTACCGCCGCCGGATTCGCCGCGAGAATGACGATAACAAGCTGCTTCGCGTTATCTTTAATGATTACATGAACTGTCTATGGGGTTCGCCGACGACCGCAAAGCTGCTTCCGCTCATTGATGCGGCTGCCGATGTAGGCTGCGAATACTTCTGTATCGATGCCGGCTGGTACGCGCCGGGCGAATGGTGGGATGGCGTAGGCCAGTGGCTGCCGTCGGAAGAACGCTTCCCGGAAGGGATCAAATACGTGCTCGATTATATCCGCGGCAAAGGGATGATTCCTGGCTTGTGGCTAGAGCTTGAGGTTATGGGCATCAACTCGCCGAAGCTGGCGGATACCGACGACAGCTGGTTCTTCATGCGTCACGGGAAGCGGGTGAAGGACCGCAGCCGCTACCAGCTGGATTACCGCAATCCGGCCGTCATCGCCCATGCGGATGAGGTGATCCGCCGCTTGGTCGAGGACTATGGCGTAGGCTACATCAAGATGGACTACAACATTAATGCGGGTGTAGGTACGGAGACTGACGCGGATAGTGTAGGCGACGGTCTGCTCCAGCATAACCGTGCTTACCTGGCTTGGCTGGACGGCGTGTTTGCGCGTTATCCGGAGCTTGTGATCGAGAACTGCTCCAGCGGCGGCATGCGGATGGACTATTCGATGCTGAGCCGGTACAGCATTCAATCGACCAGCGACCAGGAAGATTACGTGAAATACGCGTCGATCGCGGCGGGTGCACCTGCCGTACTGACACCGGAGCAGGCGGCCGTATGGTCGTATCCGCTTCGCGAAGGCGACGACGAGGAAGTCATCTTTAACATGGTTAACGCGCTGCTGCTCCGCGTACACCAATCCGGCCACTTGGCCGAGCTGAGTCCGCGCCGCCGGGAGCTGGTGAAGGAAGCGCTCGATTACTACAAAACCATTCGCGGCGATATCCGCGAGGCGCTGCCGGTATGGCCGCTTGGCCTGCCGGCGCATGGCGACGACTGGCTGTCGCTAGGCTTGCGCCGCGGCAACAAGCTTTACCTCGCCGTATGGCGCATCGGCGGCGAGGCGAGCGAGCTTGCTCTGCCGCTGCCGGAGCATAGCGGCAAGCAGCTTGCTGCGCGCTGCGCTTACCCGGCAGCCGCAGGCGACACCGGCTGCAGCTGGGACGCCGCTGCTGGCGAGCTGCGCGTGACGCTGTCAAGCCCGCGCACCGCGCGCTTGTTCGAGCTGACGCTGGGCTAA
- the ytxJ gene encoding bacillithiol system redox-active protein YtxJ — protein MAQYREIDSMEGWNETFEASSDRPTVIFKHSTTCPVSANAYREFNEYLNGSPREDADYVLVKVIESRPVSLQIAEDTSVKHESPQIIFLEKKAKVWSASHWSITKEHITAVLD, from the coding sequence ATGGCACAGTACCGTGAGATTGATTCTATGGAAGGCTGGAACGAAACGTTCGAGGCTTCGAGCGACCGTCCAACCGTTATTTTCAAACACAGCACAACTTGCCCGGTAAGCGCGAATGCGTACCGCGAGTTCAATGAATATTTGAACGGCAGCCCGCGCGAAGATGCTGATTATGTACTTGTTAAAGTTATCGAGTCCCGCCCTGTATCGCTCCAAATCGCGGAAGACACTTCGGTGAAGCACGAATCGCCGCAAATCATCTTCCTCGAGAAAAAAGCGAAAGTATGGTCCGCGTCCCACTGGTCCATCACGAAAGAGCATATTACAGCGGTATTGGACTAG
- a CDS encoding ABC transporter ATP-binding protein, protein MSDQTIIRFEQVTKQYDDQTTVLSEVSFEIERGKFYTLLGPSGCGKTTILRLIAGFIEPSKGQIYFNGKVINRIPPNERQVNTVFQDYALFPHLNVFENVAFGLRIKKLKNAAITAKVKEALRFVNLEGYETRNISEMSGGQRQRVAIARAIVNEPEVILLDEPLSALDLKLRTEMQYELRELQRRLGITFIFVTHDQEEALAMSDEIFVLNQGKIEQSGTPNDIYDEPINRFVADFIGESNIVPGRMKQDFEVEFAGRAFECVDQGLNPNEPVEIMIRPEDLEITTTEQGKLQVRVDSQLFRGVHYEISCYDEAGNEWLVHSTKKAAVGEQIGLYFDPEAIHVMRFGETEEEFDKRLDAYSEGQDEN, encoded by the coding sequence ATGTCGGATCAAACGATCATCCGATTCGAGCAAGTTACGAAGCAATACGACGATCAGACGACCGTCTTAAGCGAAGTCAGCTTCGAGATTGAAAGAGGCAAGTTCTATACGCTGCTAGGCCCGTCGGGCTGCGGCAAAACAACGATCCTTCGGCTGATCGCCGGGTTCATCGAACCGTCCAAGGGTCAGATTTATTTCAACGGCAAGGTTATTAACCGGATTCCGCCGAACGAACGCCAAGTGAACACCGTATTCCAGGACTACGCGCTGTTCCCTCATCTTAATGTGTTCGAAAATGTCGCCTTTGGCCTTCGCATCAAGAAGCTGAAGAACGCGGCCATCACGGCCAAGGTAAAAGAAGCGCTCCGCTTCGTCAACCTGGAAGGCTACGAGACGCGCAATATCAGCGAAATGTCCGGCGGCCAGCGTCAGCGCGTTGCGATTGCGCGCGCCATCGTGAACGAGCCGGAGGTTATCCTGCTGGACGAGCCTCTCTCCGCGCTGGACCTCAAGCTCCGCACCGAGATGCAATACGAGCTTCGCGAGCTGCAGCGCCGTCTTGGCATCACGTTTATTTTCGTCACGCATGACCAGGAAGAAGCACTTGCGATGTCCGACGAGATCTTCGTCCTTAATCAGGGCAAGATCGAGCAGAGCGGCACGCCTAACGATATTTACGATGAGCCGATTAACCGGTTCGTAGCCGATTTTATCGGGGAATCCAACATTGTGCCCGGCCGCATGAAGCAGGACTTCGAGGTGGAGTTCGCGGGCCGTGCGTTTGAATGCGTCGACCAAGGTCTGAATCCGAACGAACCGGTGGAGATCATGATCCGTCCGGAGGACCTCGAAATTACGACAACGGAGCAGGGCAAGCTGCAGGTGCGCGTCGACTCCCAGCTGTTCCGCGGCGTTCACTACGAGATCTCCTGCTACGATGAAGCGGGCAACGAATGGCTTGTCCACTCTACGAAAAAAGCGGCCGTAGGCGAGCAAATCGGCCTGTACTTTGATCCGGAAGCGATTCACGTCATGCGCTTCGGCGAGACGGAGGAAGAATTCGATAAGCGTCTGGACGCGTACAGCGAGGGTCAAGATGAGAACTAA
- a CDS encoding ABC transporter permease, whose protein sequence is MRTNTRNFYLIPYLLWIALFVITPIVLVVYYSFFDVEGDFTFGNYQKFFTPVYMKMTLSSFWYAFLITAFSLLVAYPAAYLLTRTKHKQLWLLLIILPSWINLLLKAYAFLGLFGTYGAVNGMLKFIGIGTQQILFTDFSFIFVSVYIFIPFMILPIFNSLEEMNPSLVFAARDLGASPWTAFRRVIFPLTLSGVKSGCQAVFIPALSLFMITRLIAGNRVITLGTAIEQHFLVTQDWGMGATIAVFLIIAMAVIMLLTGSRKRGLQNENRKAV, encoded by the coding sequence ATGAGAACTAATACGCGTAATTTCTATCTCATTCCGTATCTCTTGTGGATCGCGCTATTCGTTATTACGCCAATCGTGCTTGTCGTGTACTACTCCTTCTTCGACGTAGAGGGGGACTTCACGTTCGGCAATTACCAGAAATTCTTCACGCCGGTCTATATGAAGATGACGCTGAGCTCGTTCTGGTACGCTTTTCTGATTACCGCGTTCTCGCTCTTGGTCGCTTATCCGGCAGCCTACTTGCTGACGCGGACCAAGCATAAGCAGCTATGGCTGCTGCTGATCATCCTGCCAAGCTGGATTAACCTGCTGCTCAAGGCGTATGCGTTCCTAGGCCTCTTCGGCACTTACGGCGCGGTTAACGGGATGCTGAAGTTCATCGGCATCGGTACGCAGCAGATCTTGTTCACCGATTTCAGCTTTATCTTTGTATCGGTCTATATCTTTATCCCGTTTATGATCCTGCCGATCTTCAACTCGCTGGAGGAGATGAATCCTTCGCTGGTGTTCGCGGCACGGGATCTTGGGGCATCGCCTTGGACGGCGTTCCGCCGGGTTATTTTCCCGCTGACGCTGAGCGGCGTGAAGTCCGGCTGTCAGGCCGTCTTTATCCCCGCGCTGTCGCTCTTTATGATTACGCGGCTTATCGCGGGCAACCGGGTTATTACGCTCGGTACGGCGATTGAGCAGCATTTTCTCGTCACCCAGGACTGGGGCATGGGCGCTACGATCGCGGTGTTCCTCATTATCGCGATGGCGGTTATTATGCTGTTAACGGGCAGCAGAAAGAGAGGGCTGCAGAATGAAAACCGCAAAGCTGTCTAA